One Cucurbita pepo subsp. pepo cultivar mu-cu-16 chromosome LG11, ASM280686v2, whole genome shotgun sequence DNA window includes the following coding sequences:
- the LOC111805929 gene encoding pentatricopeptide repeat-containing protein At1g26460, mitochondrial-like, producing the protein MASKMAILSRTQTLIRNSNLNNVCFFKPITTFTFLSQEPQLANEPSDIPSTPLPPNPASGSPLYNENWRNPIPNASRTLSMIPLGFLNQSPSSRIEALSQTLDVQSLLNVFADWMASQRWEDMKQLFEFWIRSLDKNGKPNKPDVNLYNNYLRANLMVNASAGELLDLVAQMEDYAISPNTASFNLVLKAMYQAKETEAAEKLIERMLQTGEESMPDDESYDLVIGMLLSTDQIDAALKYIDLTLKSGHMLSLKVFTECVRSCVKKGRLDTLVSVIDRCKATVQNKALCPTWNLCNYIAEVATQEDNSKLAYYALEFTARWIARGENARPPVHLSVDEGIVVSALGTAGRTYSSSLLDASWAILKRSLGQKKVPNPESYLGKIYALASFGNLQRAFTTLREFEEAYRTSDDGAGEEMFSPFTSLYPLVVACSKKGFETLDTVYFQLENLSRADPPYKSVSALNCVILGCANIWDLDRAYQTFEAIGSSFGLTPDIHSYNALIYAFGRLKKTFEAARVFEHLVGLGVKPNAKSYSLLVDAHIINRDPKSALSVIDNMVTAGFVPSKEMLKKVRRRCMREMDYPSNDKVDYLAKNFKIRMGTENRRDMLFNLDYGTNYVA; encoded by the exons ATGGCGTCCAAAATGGCGATTCTTTCTCGAACTCAAACCCTAATCAGAAACTCGAACCTCAACAATGTCTGCTTCTTCAAGCCCATTACCACCTTCACATTTCTTTCTCAAGAACCTCAGCTCGCTAATGAACCATCGGACATTCCTTCAACTCCACTTCCGCCAAATCCCGCCTCCGGCAGCCCTCTTTACAATGAGAACTGGCGTAATCCAATACCCAACGCTTCTCGGACTCTGTCAATGATCCCCCTCGGGTTCCTTAACCAATCCCCAAGCTCTCGCATTGAGGCATTGTCTCAAACGCTCGATGTTCAGAGCTTGTTGAACGTTTTTGCTGATTGGATGGCTTCCCAGCGCTGGGAAGATATGAAGCagttgtttgaattttggattCGGTCTCTGGATAAGAATGGCAAGCCTAATAAGCCGGATGTTAACTTGTATAACAATTATTTGAGGGCTAACTTGATGGTTAACGCCTCGGCTGGGGAGCTTCTGGATCTAGTGGCTCAAATGGAGGACTATGCGATATCACCCAACACTGCATCATTCAATTTAGTATTAAAGGCGATGTATCAGGCTAAGGAGACTGAGGCCGCTGAAAAATTGATTGAACG TATGTTGCAGACAGGAGAAGAGTCAATGCCTGATGATGAATCATATGATTTAGTAATTGGAATGCTGTTGTCAACAGATCAGATTGATGCTgcattgaaatatattgaCTTGACTTTGAAATCAGGTCATATGCTGTCGTTGAAAGTGTTCACTGAATGTGTGCGGAGCTGTGTTAAAAAAGGCAGGCTGGACACACTGGTGTCGGTAATTGATAGGTGCAAG GCAACTGTTCAGAATAAAGCTCTTTGCCCAACATGGAACTTGTGTAATTATATCGCTGAAGTAGCAACGCAAGAGGATAATAGTAAACTTGCTTATTATGCTCTAGAATTTACGGCCAGATGGATTGCTCGAGGTGAAAATGCGAGGCCTCCAGTTCATCTTTCTGTAGATGAAGGAATAGTTGTATCAGCTCTTGGAACTGCAGGTAGAACCTACAGCTCTTCTCTTTTAGATGCATCTTGGGCAATTCTAAAGCGCTCATTGGGACAAAAGAAGGTTCCAAATCCTGAATCTTACCTTGGAAAGATTTATGCTCTTGCATCATTTGGGAATCTGCAAAGGGCCTTTACTACCCTACGTGAATTTGAAGAGGCTTATAGGACTTCTGATGATGGAGCTGGTGAAGAAATGTTTTCTCCATTCACTTCTTTATATCCATTAGTTGTGGCATGCTCTAAGAAGGGTTTTGAGACTCTGGACACG GTTTATTTTCAACTGGAAAACTTGAGCCGTGCAGATCCTCCTTACAAGTCTGTTTCTGCATTGAATTGTGTGATTTTAGGCTGTGCAAATATATGGGACCTTGATCGTGCATACCAAACGTTTGAAGCAATTGGTTCCAGTTTTGGTTTGACCCCTGATATCCATTCATACAATGCTCTGATATACGCATTTGGAAGGCTAAAGAAG ACATTTGAAGCTGCAAGGGTATTCGAACACTTGGTAGGTTTGGGCGTCAAACCAAATGCAAAATCTTATTCACTGCTTGTTGATGCTCATATCATTAACCGGGATCCCAAATCAGCTCTCTCCGTGATCGATAACATG GTAACTGCTGGATTTGTACCTTCAAAAGAAATGCTGAAAAAGGTAAGGAGGCGATGTATGCGAGAGATGGATTACCCTAGTAACGATAAGGTGGATTACCTGgccaaaaatttcaaaattcgaATGGGAACAGAGAATCGTAGGGATATGCTGTTCAATCTGGACTACGGCACCAATTATGTTGCATAA
- the LOC111805719 gene encoding protein root UVB sensitive 3 isoform X1 has translation MDRKNPQSEVFLEEWNGSSLSELRKTATITVSPSLSIQRSGSRFKIVGRRFFDAFVPEGFPSSVTPDYVPFQIWDSLQGLSTYIRTMLSTQALLSAIGVGEQSATVIGATFQWFLRDLTGMVGGILFTFYQGSNLDSNAKMWRLVADFMNDLGMLMDLVSPLFPSAFMLIVCLGSLSRSFTGVASGATRAALTQHFALQNNAADISAKEGSQETVATMVGMAIGMLLARITMGCPLAIWVSFLSLTLFHMYANYKAVCCLSLTSLNPQRCSIALQHFIQTGQVLSPQQVSKMEHVLPTWVSSWSLRSIKLIHTRVRLGERISSLHYSEMKELLQLAGANSNKVKYLLMERKAIICVIVRKDATAHDIFQSFFHALVTAYVPDQASRHLESLSWMDKHYEDFILKLKLSGWKTDRLLSPSVCWRANWVCSPRDEKLD, from the exons ATGGATCGGAAAAATCCTCAATCAGAAGTGTTCTTGGAGGAATGGAATGGTTCTTCATTATCGGAGCTTCGGAAGACTGCCACCATAACTGTTTCTCCTTCCCTGTCCATTCAAAG ATCTGGTTCTCGTTTCAAAATCGTGGGGAGACGATTCTTTGACGCGTTTGTACCGG AGGGGTTTCCTAGTAGTGTGACCCCCGATTATGTTCCTTTTCAAATATGGGACTCATTGCAg GGTCTATCGACATACATTAGGACCATGCTCTCTACCCAA GCTCTCCTGAGCGCCATTGGGGTCGGAGAGCAATCAGCAACTGTCATTGGTGCAACATTTCAG TGGTTTTTGAGGGATTTAACTGGAATGGTTGGAGGTATCTTATTCACATTTTACCAG GGATCAAATCTGGACAGCAATGCCAAAATGTGGCGCTTGGTTGCAGATTTCATGAATGATCTTG GTATGTTGATGGACCTCGTTTCCCCCCTGTTTCCTTCAGCATTTATGCTTATCGTTTGCTTGGGGAGCCTGTCAAGATCATTCA CCGGTGTGGCAAGTGGAGCTACTAGAGCTGCTTTAACACAACATTTTGCCCTTCAGAATAATGCTGCTGATATATCTGCCAAG GAAGGAAGTCAAGAAACAGTAGCAACAATGGTAGGCATGGCGATTGGTATGCTCCTTGCTCGTATTACCATGGGATGCCCACTGGCCATCTGGGTTTCTTTTCTATCTCTCACGTTGTTCCATATGTACG CAAATTACAAGGCTGTTTGCTGCCTTTCCTTGACTTCACTCAACCCTCAGAGGTGTTCAATTGCTTTGCAGCATTTTATTCAGACTGGCCAAG TTCTCTCTCCTCAACAGGTTTCTAAGATGGAGCATGTTTTACCCACATGGGTTTCTTCATGGAGTTTAAGGAGTATTAAGTTAATCCATACACGTGTAAGATTAGGAGAGAGGATCTCTTCACTTCATTACTCAGAAAT GAAGGAGCTGTTGCAATTGGCAGGTGCCAATAGTAACAAAG TGAAGTACCTTCTAATGGAGAGGAAGGCAATTATCTGTGTTATTGTGCGAAAAGATGCAACTGCTCATGACATCTTCCAATCATTCTTTCATGCACTTGTTACGGCTTATGTTCCTGATCAGGCGTCTAGGCATTTGGAAAGCCTGTCGTGGATGGACAAACATTATGAAGATTTTATtctaaag CTGAAGCTGTCGGGTTGGAAGACAGATCGTCTACTATCTCCTTCTGTTTGTTGGAGAGCCAACTGGGTCTGCAGTCCCAGAGATGAGAAACTTGACTAA
- the LOC111805719 gene encoding protein root UVB sensitive 3 isoform X2, producing MDRKNPQSEVFLEEWNGSSLSELRKTATITVSPSLSIQRSGSRFKIVGRRFFDAFVPEGFPSSVTPDYVPFQIWDSLQGLSTYIRTMLSTQALLSAIGVGEQSATVIGATFQWFLRDLTGMVGGILFTFYQGSNLDSNAKMWRLVADFMNDLGMLMDLVSPLFPSAFMLIVCLGSLSRSFTGVASGATRAALTQHFALQNNAADISAKEGSQETVATMVGMAIGMLLARITMGCPLAIWVSFLSLTLFHMYANYKAVCCLSLTSLNPQRCSIALQHFIQTGQVLSPQQVSKMEHVLPTWVSSWSLRSIKLIHTRVRLGERISSLHYSEMKELLQLAGANSNKVKYLLMERKAIICVIVRKDATAHDIFQSFFHALVTAYVPDQASRHLESLSWMDKHYEDFILKLKLSGWKTDRLLSPSVCWRANWVCSPRDEKLD from the exons ATGGATCGGAAAAATCCTCAATCAGAAGTGTTCTTGGAGGAATGGAATGGTTCTTCATTATCGGAGCTTCGGAAGACTGCCACCATAACTGTTTCTCCTTCCCTGTCCATTCAAAG ATCTGGTTCTCGTTTCAAAATCGTGGGGAGACGATTCTTTGACGCGTTTGTACCGGAG GGGTTTCCTAGTAGTGTGACCCCCGATTATGTTCCTTTTCAAATATGGGACTCATTGCAg GGTCTATCGACATACATTAGGACCATGCTCTCTACCCAA GCTCTCCTGAGCGCCATTGGGGTCGGAGAGCAATCAGCAACTGTCATTGGTGCAACATTTCAG TGGTTTTTGAGGGATTTAACTGGAATGGTTGGAGGTATCTTATTCACATTTTACCAG GGATCAAATCTGGACAGCAATGCCAAAATGTGGCGCTTGGTTGCAGATTTCATGAATGATCTTG GTATGTTGATGGACCTCGTTTCCCCCCTGTTTCCTTCAGCATTTATGCTTATCGTTTGCTTGGGGAGCCTGTCAAGATCATTCA CCGGTGTGGCAAGTGGAGCTACTAGAGCTGCTTTAACACAACATTTTGCCCTTCAGAATAATGCTGCTGATATATCTGCCAAG GAAGGAAGTCAAGAAACAGTAGCAACAATGGTAGGCATGGCGATTGGTATGCTCCTTGCTCGTATTACCATGGGATGCCCACTGGCCATCTGGGTTTCTTTTCTATCTCTCACGTTGTTCCATATGTACG CAAATTACAAGGCTGTTTGCTGCCTTTCCTTGACTTCACTCAACCCTCAGAGGTGTTCAATTGCTTTGCAGCATTTTATTCAGACTGGCCAAG TTCTCTCTCCTCAACAGGTTTCTAAGATGGAGCATGTTTTACCCACATGGGTTTCTTCATGGAGTTTAAGGAGTATTAAGTTAATCCATACACGTGTAAGATTAGGAGAGAGGATCTCTTCACTTCATTACTCAGAAAT GAAGGAGCTGTTGCAATTGGCAGGTGCCAATAGTAACAAAG TGAAGTACCTTCTAATGGAGAGGAAGGCAATTATCTGTGTTATTGTGCGAAAAGATGCAACTGCTCATGACATCTTCCAATCATTCTTTCATGCACTTGTTACGGCTTATGTTCCTGATCAGGCGTCTAGGCATTTGGAAAGCCTGTCGTGGATGGACAAACATTATGAAGATTTTATtctaaag CTGAAGCTGTCGGGTTGGAAGACAGATCGTCTACTATCTCCTTCTGTTTGTTGGAGAGCCAACTGGGTCTGCAGTCCCAGAGATGAGAAACTTGACTAA
- the LOC111805299 gene encoding 14-3-3-like protein GF14 iota, which produces MSSAEKERETQVYMAKLAEQAERYDEMVEYMKNIAKLDLELTVEERNLLSVGYKNVIGARRASWRIMSSIEQKEESKGNENIVKLIKSYRQKVEEELSKICGDILSIIDKHLIPHSSAAEATVFYYKMKGDYYRYLAEFKTDQDRKEAADQSLKGYEAASGTANTELPSTHPIRLGLALNFSVFYYEIMNSPERACHLAKQAFDEAIAELDTLSEESYKDSTLIMQLLRDNLTLWTSDLPEDGGEENFKAEESKPVEPEAAQQAK; this is translated from the exons ATGTCTTCCGccgagaaggagagagaaactcAGGTCTACATGGCCAAGCTTGCTGAGCAGGCCGAGCGCTATGACG AAATGGTTGAGTATATGAAGAATATTGCAAAGCTTGACCTCGAACTAACTGTAGAGGAGAGGAACCTTCTTTCTGTGGGGTACAAAAATGTGATAGGTGCACGACGAGCCTCTTGGCGCATCATGTCTTCAATTGAGCAGAAAGAGGAGTCTAAGGGGAATGAGAACATTGTAAAATTGATAAAGAGTTACCGCCAGAAAGTCGAGGAGGAACTTTCAAAGATTTGTGGTGATATTCTCTCTATCATAGACAAGCATCTAATCCCTCATTCGTCTGCTGCAGAAGCCACTGTCTTCTACTACAAGAT GAAAGGTGATTACTATCGTTATCTTGCTGAGTTCAAGACAGATCAAGATAGAAAAGAGGCTGCTGATCAGTCGTTGAAGGGATATGag GCTGCCTCAGGCACTGCAAATACCGAACTCCCATCGACCCACCCAATCCGTCTTGGTCTTGCTCTCAACTTTTCTGTCTTCTACTATGAGATTATGAATTCTCCTGAGAG AGCTTGCCATTTGGCTAAACAAGCTTTTGATGAGGCAATTGCAGAGTTGGATACCTTGAGTGAGGAATCATACAAGGACAGCACTCTGATCATGCAGCTGTTGAGAGACAACCTCACACTCTGGACCTCAGATTTGCCTGAAGATGGCG GTGAGGAAAACTTCAAAGCTGAGGAGTCCAAACCTGTTGAGCCTGAG GCCGCCCAGCAAGCGAAATGA
- the LOC111805300 gene encoding protein SPIRAL1-like 2 — MGRGVSSGGGQSSLGYLFGSGEAPNAGAPKGGQAPPSNEGKAVSKPAASKPAATASPPADATKQIPAGIHSSSSNNYLRADGQNTGNFITDRPSTKVHAAPGGGSSLDYLFGGAGGK; from the exons ATGGGCCGTGGAGTTAGCAGTGGTGGGGGGCAGAGCTCACTGGGGTACCTGTTTGGCAGTGGAGAAGCTCCCAATGCAGGTGCACCTAAAGGTGGCCAAGCACCACCTTCAAATGAAGGGAAGGCTGTATCCAAGCCAGCAGCGTCCAAACCTGCTGCTACTGCTTCACCACCTGCAGATGCCACCAAGCAGATTCCGGCTGGTATTCATAGTAGCTCCTCAAACAACTATTTGAGGGCTGACGGTCAGAACACTGGCAATTTCATAACG GATCGACCATCAACCAAGGTCCATGCCGCCCCGGGCGGTGGATCGTCTCTGGATTACCTGTTTGGTGGTGCTGGTGGAAAATGA
- the LOC111805805 gene encoding probable UDP-arabinopyranose mutase 2, whose translation MAEASVKPTPLLKDELDIVIPTIRNLDFLEMWRPFFEQYHLIIVQDGDPSKTIKVPEGFDYELYNRNDINRILGPKASCISFKDSACRCFGYMVSKKKYIFTIDDDCFVAKDPSNKDINALEQHIKNLLSPATPHFFNTLYDPYREGADFVRGYPFSLREGVPTAVSHGLWLNIPDYDAPTQLVKPRERNSRYVDAVLTIPKGTLFPMCGMNLAFNRELIGPAMYFGLMGDGQPIGRYDDMWAGWCVKVICDHLGWGVKTGLPYIWHSKASNPFVNLKKEYKGIFWQEDLIPFFQSVVLPKDCTTVQKCYIELSNLVKEKLGPIDPYFVKLSESMVTWIEAWDELNPGGPAQN comes from the exons ATGGCGGAAGCTTCGGTCAAACCCACTCCTCTTCTGAAAGATGAACTCGATATCGTCATCCCTACGATTCGAAACCTGGATTTCTTGGAGATGTGGAGGCCATTTTTTGAGCAATACCATTTGATCATTGTTCAAGATGGTGACCCATCGAAGACGATTAAGGTTCCTGAAGGATTCGATTATGAACTCTATAATCGGAATGATATCAATCGGATTCTTGGTCCGAAGGCGTCTTGCATTTCCTTTAAGGATTCTGCTTGCCGATGCTTCGGCTATATGGTTTCCAAGAAGAAGTACATCTTCACAATTGATGATGATTGCTTT GTTGCGAAGGACCCCTCGAACAAAGATATCAACGCACTCGAGCAGCACATAAAGAACCTTCTATCACCAGCCACTCCACATTTCTTCAATACTCTGTATGATCCATACAGAGAAGGTGCAGACTTTGTCCGTGGATACCCTTTCAGTCTCCGCGAGGGTGTCCCGACCGCGGTTTCTCATGGACTTTGGCTTAACATTCCTGACTATGATGCTCCTACTCAGCTCGTTAAGCCTCGTGAAAGGAACTCTAG GTATGTAGATGCAGTCTTGACAATTCCCAAGGGAACCTTGTTTCCCATGTGTGGAATGAATCTCGCATTCAACCGTGAACTGATCGGACCCGCTATGTATTTCGGACTCATGGGTGATGGGCAGCCGATTGGACGTTACGACGATATGTGGGCCGGGTGGTGTGTGAAG GTGATTTGTGACCATTTGGGGTGGGGAGTGAAGACAGGGCTGCCTTACATATGGCACAGCAAAGCCAGCAACCCATTTGTGAACCTCAAAAAGGAGTACAAAGGGATCTTCTGGCAAGAAGACCTGATCCCGTTCTTCCAGTCGGTCGTTCTCCCGAAAGATTGCACGACGGTTCAGAAATGCTACATCGAGTTGTCGAACCTAGTGAAGGAGAAACTCGGCCCCATCGATCCTTACTTCGTTAAGCTCTCGGAATCAATGGTCACTTGGATTGAAGCCTGGGACGAGCTCAACCCTGGTGGCCCTGCTCAGAACTAG
- the LOC111804993 gene encoding cytochrome b5: MPSISALYSIEEVSQHSSNDDCWIIIDGKVYDLTSYLDEHPGGDDVIVAATGRDATDDFEDAGHSKDARELMEKFYIGELDPSSSAIPELETKEPDGYAARVQTLTKQYWGVPIAVLGMSVALGWLYLLKK, from the exons ATGCCGAGCATTTCGGCCCTCTATTCCATTGAAGAAGTCTCACAGCACAGTTCCAACGACGACTGTTGGATCATTATCGATGGCAAG GTATACGATTTGACATCATATTTGGACGAGCATCCTGGTGGAGATGATGTTATTGTGGCTGCAACTG GCAGAGATGCTACAGATGATTTTGAAGATGCTGGTCATAGCAAAGATGCTCGAGAGCTGATGGAGAAGTTCTATATCGGCGAGCTCGATCCTTCTTCCTCAGCGATCCCAGAACTCGAAACAAAAGAACCAGATGGTTATGCAGCTCGGGTTCAGACCTTGACAAAGCAATACTGGGGGGTTCCTATTGCAGTACTTGGTATGTCTGTAGCACTTGGCTGGTTATACTTGCTCAAAAAGTGA
- the LOC111805009 gene encoding peptidyl-prolyl cis-trans isomerase E: MAQAVQKNTLYVGGLAEEVNESILHAAFIPFGDIKDVKTPLDQATQKHRSFGFVTFLEKEDASAAMDNMDGAELYGRVLTVNYALPERIKGGEQGWAAQPIWADADTWFERQQQEEEMQRIQAENRATMQAAEELHRKKVAQEREGEKEDEVDTKDDPMAKAEAEALRQNS; the protein is encoded by the exons ATGGCGCAGGCTGTTCAGAAGAATACTCTGTACGTTGGTGGTTTGGCGGAGGAGGTGAACGAGTCTATTCTACACGCAGCCTTCATTCCCTTCGGCGACATCAAAGATGTAAAGACTCCATTGGATCAAGCCACTCAGAAGCACCGTTCCTTCGGCTTCGTCACTTTCTTGGAGAAGGAAGACGCATCCGCCGCAATGGATAATATGGACGGTGCTGAGCTCTACGGCCGTGTCCTCACTGTCAACTATGCCCTCCCCGAGCGTATTAAGGGTGGTGAACAAGGATGGGCTGCCCAACCTA TTTGGGCGGATGCGGATACATGGTTTGAAAGGCAGCAACAAGAGGAGGAAATGCAGCGGATTCAGGCGGAGAATCGAGCAACTATGCAGGCTGCTGAGGAACTGCACAGGAAAAAAGTAGCCCAAGAGCGGGAAGGGGAAAAAGAAGACGAGGTAGACACGAAGGACGATCCCATGGCTAAGGCTGAAGCCGAGGCATTAAGACAGAACAGTTAA